A stretch of the Desulfomonile tiedjei genome encodes the following:
- a CDS encoding radical SAM protein — protein sequence MKLGLCEKCGNPTDARYEIRDNRVFLVKFCRDCGRTASLVTKDARKWRWKREIAEYSEPAATGCSLDCSSCDHQAHTKPSTVAIDVTNLCNQRCPICLAYVDAMGFTYHPPVEYFDKIFKHFLQNDPKPNICFFGGEPTVHEDFLEIVALARSYGFQVQLFTNGLKLTDINFCRELCSMGIQVNFGFDGTRPEIYRALRGDNSLAAKKKAFENVIECGVNKLAVISTVALGVNDDNMVELLDFIHGYRKYVSVWAFVPLTPCWDGNKVQLEATTTECVEKVFEKISPEIEFVSTGLMKFDVLSRFFGRQTLGGSHPNCESATLLVSNGKSYTPISSYLTMPLSELLVRLRKLDASLRAKQAALPSRGFRRFIFDARTLLKTLKILRRAVNFKRLFGDSTLANASLALLDLIRGQKIDKILSQRTTFGSVLTLMTIPYEDKGGLEDARLKDCPAVFAYEDVVTGRIRTAAFCSWQTIKDEVCRNIQTHYNEAAGGKSRRREVRSTGKRLNSASKTG from the coding sequence ATGAAACTGGGTTTATGTGAAAAATGCGGCAATCCCACCGACGCGCGCTACGAAATCCGCGACAATCGGGTTTTCCTCGTGAAATTTTGCCGCGACTGCGGCCGCACCGCTTCCCTTGTGACCAAGGACGCTCGCAAGTGGCGATGGAAGAGGGAAATCGCAGAGTACAGCGAACCCGCCGCGACAGGGTGCTCCCTGGATTGCAGCTCATGCGATCATCAGGCGCATACGAAGCCAAGCACCGTCGCCATAGACGTGACCAACCTGTGCAATCAACGCTGCCCCATATGTCTGGCATACGTCGATGCAATGGGCTTTACGTACCATCCGCCCGTAGAATATTTTGACAAAATCTTCAAACACTTCCTTCAAAACGATCCCAAACCTAACATCTGTTTCTTTGGCGGCGAGCCGACCGTGCATGAGGACTTCTTGGAGATTGTTGCGCTGGCCAGATCGTACGGATTTCAGGTTCAGCTTTTCACCAACGGCCTAAAGCTCACCGACATCAATTTCTGCCGCGAACTGTGCTCCATGGGAATACAGGTCAATTTCGGGTTCGACGGCACTCGTCCCGAGATCTACCGCGCTCTCAGGGGCGACAACTCTCTGGCCGCCAAGAAGAAGGCTTTCGAAAATGTGATTGAATGCGGCGTGAACAAGCTTGCCGTCATCTCGACGGTGGCCCTGGGGGTAAATGACGACAATATGGTGGAACTCCTTGACTTTATCCACGGGTACCGGAAGTACGTCTCGGTGTGGGCTTTTGTTCCCCTCACCCCTTGCTGGGACGGAAACAAGGTGCAACTGGAAGCCACCACTACCGAGTGCGTGGAGAAGGTCTTCGAGAAAATTAGTCCCGAAATCGAGTTCGTCTCCACCGGTTTGATGAAGTTCGATGTCCTTTCGCGTTTCTTTGGCAGACAGACCCTTGGCGGCTCCCATCCGAACTGCGAAAGCGCCACACTGCTTGTCTCGAACGGCAAGAGCTACACTCCCATTTCGAGCTATCTGACCATGCCTTTGTCAGAGTTGCTGGTTCGTTTGAGGAAGCTCGACGCTTCGCTCCGCGCCAAGCAAGCTGCCCTACCCTCTCGTGGGTTCCGAAGGTTCATCTTTGATGCTCGGACCTTGCTGAAAACCTTGAAAATCCTGCGGCGGGCCGTGAACTTCAAAAGGCTTTTCGGCGACTCGACGTTGGCTAACGCTTCTCTGGCCCTGCTGGATCTCATACGCGGGCAAAAAATCGACAAGATATTGAGCCAAAGAACCACCTTCGGGAGCGTGCTGACCTTGATGACAATCCCTTACGAGGACAAGGGGGGATTGGAAGATGCTCGGCTGAAAGACTGCCCTGCGGTCTTTGCGTACGAAGATGTTGTCACCGGGCGAATCAGAACGGCAGCATTCTGTTCGTGGCAGACAATCAAGGACGAAGTATGTCGCAACATCCAAACTCATTATAACGAAGCCGCCGGTGGCAAAAGTAGAAGACGCGAAGTGAGAAGCACCGGCAAACGACTTAACTCCGCGTCAAAAACCGGGTGA
- a CDS encoding Trm112 family protein: MAVNEKLLEILVCPKCKGDLVLTENSDGLICHACRLKYEIKDDIPIMLIDEAVPLEADKAGPENK, translated from the coding sequence ATGGCAGTTAACGAAAAGTTGTTGGAAATACTCGTCTGCCCGAAATGTAAGGGTGATCTGGTCCTCACCGAGAACAGCGACGGGTTGATATGCCACGCATGTCGTCTGAAGTACGAGATCAAGGATGACATACCCATCATGTTGATCGACGAGGCCGTTCCCTTGGAAGCGGACAAGGCAGGCCCCGAGAACAAATAA
- a CDS encoding DNA photolyase: MKFPIEQIWIDEDAADEPLTEQIVKKLPRAGVLVGDEFTLESRALNLQPDPVTAGKRILRLMRHKGAFVKPCPGTPAYVCCGLEILHIGQGCPMDCRYCALQVYFNRPTIEVFVNTDDLMLGLRQHIEENPGRPHRICTGEFTDSLALDPLTGLAERLIPFFAGQADATLEIKTKTDHIEPLLELHGNDRVILSFSVNSQRISKNEEIRAVSLDRRLEAAARAQENGYRIGFHFDPIIPVPGWEEGYFETVARIFHSVAASGIAWISMGVLRFVPELKEIARGRFGPIPYFHDGFLRGLDGKSRLHADRRIDIYRRLVDRIRNHHSDAVVYLCMESPHVWKHALGIGMESTAALTAYLDEAAFGQGVLQR, translated from the coding sequence ATGAAATTCCCTATCGAACAAATATGGATAGACGAAGACGCTGCCGACGAGCCCCTGACAGAGCAAATCGTGAAGAAGCTTCCCCGCGCCGGGGTCCTCGTTGGAGACGAATTTACCCTGGAGAGCCGCGCTCTTAACTTGCAGCCTGACCCGGTGACGGCCGGAAAGCGAATCCTAAGGCTTATGAGGCACAAAGGGGCGTTCGTAAAGCCGTGCCCCGGCACACCTGCATACGTTTGCTGTGGCCTGGAGATCCTTCACATAGGCCAGGGATGCCCTATGGATTGCCGGTACTGCGCGCTGCAAGTCTATTTCAATCGGCCTACTATCGAGGTATTCGTAAACACGGACGATTTGATGCTCGGGCTCCGGCAGCACATCGAGGAAAACCCCGGAAGGCCTCATCGCATATGCACCGGCGAGTTCACGGACTCTTTGGCCCTCGACCCATTGACCGGCTTGGCTGAACGTCTGATTCCTTTTTTTGCCGGCCAGGCCGATGCCACCCTCGAGATCAAGACCAAAACGGATCACATTGAGCCGCTCTTAGAATTGCATGGGAACGACAGAGTGATTCTAAGCTTTTCCGTTAACTCGCAAAGAATCTCCAAAAATGAGGAGATACGGGCCGTGTCACTCGACAGAAGGTTGGAAGCCGCGGCTCGCGCTCAAGAAAATGGCTACAGGATAGGGTTTCATTTCGATCCTATTATCCCGGTACCAGGCTGGGAAGAAGGATATTTTGAAACCGTCGCTAGGATATTTCATTCCGTCGCGGCTTCCGGCATAGCCTGGATATCAATGGGTGTTCTTCGGTTCGTGCCGGAGCTGAAGGAAATCGCACGCGGCCGATTCGGCCCCATCCCTTATTTTCATGACGGTTTTTTGCGCGGTTTGGATGGCAAAAGCCGGCTGCATGCAGATCGGCGCATCGACATCTACCGGCGATTAGTCGATCGGATAAGGAACCATCATTCGGACGCGGTAGTCTATCTGTGCATGGAGTCCCCACACGTATGGAAACACGCGCTGGGGATTGGAATGGAATCGACCGCGGCGCTCACAGCCTATTTGGACGAGGCAGCGTTTGGGCAAGGCGTTTTGCAGCGGTGA
- a CDS encoding GAF domain-containing protein yields the protein MKDLSEKAPFGFAFSLSPLIDYWNNTLAPTGPYWAREAAAIRDALAAAPELVGPIEDLSLLESHGDLVAKLMSVVFPAAFWETEVSGALVPFTMQPAYVSPRFRKLFVDETGGLRGQFHVGTTDFYWARLIRTFSCILQQCHGMGNDLELPLIRRVTDPETGLDKYFRFWPDIRFINVRPIEPVRPLTDEDRLTIMEHITEPEVVAEILHPENFELHGFSVVHAVDVTQSELLSSLQWELVGGGSMFGAERFLKLQHILEIIFRRSDLCIGLAAIQGDELLMLNTGCGGECRCIFCDSMHVPIGQFQGSLFQKAVEGSRMLRVSDLSKVPDRSAVDEQLLRDGIRSLLVAPLIYQGNLIGVLSVGSPRPSDLGATQQILAGQILPSFALALQRGLNELNSQVESIIKQKCTAVHPSVEWRFRKAALSHLDRTSKGDSSEMEPIVFRDVYPLYAASDIRGSSEARNRAIQADLLEHLDLAFNVLREAETVRSLPIFSELTHRIDSYRELMEGGLARGDETLLLNFIQNEFEAVFPLLQGFGQPVAEAMKRYSDAMDSAMGTVYRERRDFEQSMAAFNRKISLYLEREEAEAQAMFPHYFNKHQTDGVEYLVYVGPSMVENLEFSKLHVRNLRLWQLMVACGIAWHCSGLKENLKVPLEATHLILVNDSPLSIRFRFDEKRFDVDGAYDIAHEIIRSRVDKSMVKGTNERLTQPDRIAMVYSRPDEAEEMHQHIKFMQRQGLLNDDLEWLELDDLPGVQGLKALRIGVNLESQALAERAGRVMG from the coding sequence ATGAAGGATTTATCGGAAAAAGCTCCGTTTGGATTCGCGTTCAGTCTGAGCCCCCTGATCGATTACTGGAACAACACATTGGCCCCCACCGGCCCTTATTGGGCCAGGGAGGCGGCAGCTATCCGGGACGCGCTGGCCGCTGCACCGGAACTCGTCGGGCCCATTGAGGATCTGTCCTTATTGGAATCGCACGGGGACCTTGTGGCGAAGCTCATGAGTGTAGTGTTTCCCGCGGCTTTTTGGGAGACCGAGGTGTCGGGTGCGCTGGTTCCTTTCACCATGCAGCCCGCATATGTATCTCCGAGGTTTCGGAAATTGTTCGTCGATGAGACCGGTGGTCTCCGAGGCCAATTTCATGTCGGGACGACCGACTTCTACTGGGCTCGACTCATCAGGACTTTCTCGTGCATCCTGCAGCAGTGTCATGGCATGGGAAATGATCTGGAATTGCCGCTCATACGACGAGTAACGGACCCTGAAACCGGACTGGACAAGTACTTCCGTTTCTGGCCGGATATTCGGTTTATAAATGTGCGGCCGATCGAGCCGGTCAGGCCCCTCACTGATGAGGATCGTCTCACCATCATGGAGCATATTACGGAACCGGAAGTAGTGGCCGAAATTCTTCACCCCGAGAATTTCGAACTTCACGGGTTCAGTGTGGTTCACGCGGTGGATGTGACGCAGTCCGAACTGCTCTCATCTCTCCAGTGGGAACTCGTGGGAGGGGGCTCCATGTTTGGGGCCGAGCGGTTCCTCAAACTGCAACATATTCTGGAGATTATTTTTCGGCGCTCCGACCTCTGCATTGGCCTGGCAGCCATCCAGGGCGACGAACTCCTAATGCTCAATACGGGTTGCGGCGGAGAGTGCCGCTGTATCTTTTGCGATTCCATGCATGTTCCGATCGGTCAATTCCAGGGCTCATTGTTCCAGAAGGCTGTAGAGGGTTCGCGCATGTTGCGCGTCAGCGATCTCTCGAAGGTTCCGGACCGAAGCGCGGTGGATGAGCAGCTCCTCCGGGACGGGATACGGTCCCTGCTGGTCGCACCTCTCATTTACCAAGGAAACCTCATTGGCGTGCTGAGCGTGGGTTCGCCGCGTCCCTCTGACCTGGGGGCAACCCAGCAAATCCTCGCCGGTCAGATCCTGCCTTCCTTTGCACTGGCGTTGCAAAGAGGGCTAAACGAGCTGAACAGCCAGGTGGAGAGCATTATCAAGCAAAAGTGCACAGCGGTGCACCCCTCAGTCGAGTGGCGTTTTCGCAAGGCCGCACTCAGCCACCTGGACAGGACTTCCAAGGGGGATTCCTCTGAAATGGAGCCCATTGTTTTCAGAGACGTGTACCCTCTGTACGCCGCATCAGATATCAGGGGTTCGTCAGAGGCCAGGAATCGAGCCATCCAAGCTGATTTGCTGGAGCACCTTGATCTGGCCTTCAACGTGCTTCGCGAAGCAGAAACAGTGCGATCCCTCCCGATCTTCAGCGAGTTGACCCATAGGATTGACTCCTATCGAGAGCTGATGGAGGGAGGGCTGGCCAGAGGTGACGAAACTTTATTACTGAATTTCATTCAAAATGAATTCGAGGCGGTCTTTCCGCTGCTCCAGGGGTTCGGACAGCCGGTGGCTGAGGCGATGAAGCGTTACAGCGACGCGATGGATTCGGCTATGGGCACAGTGTATCGGGAACGTCGAGACTTTGAGCAGAGCATGGCTGCGTTCAACCGCAAGATTTCCCTGTATCTCGAACGGGAAGAGGCAGAAGCGCAGGCCATGTTTCCGCACTATTTCAATAAGCATCAGACCGACGGGGTTGAATATCTTGTCTATGTGGGCCCTTCAATGGTGGAGAACCTTGAGTTCAGCAAATTGCACGTGAGAAACCTCAGGCTGTGGCAACTCATGGTGGCCTGTGGAATAGCATGGCATTGCAGCGGCCTTAAGGAGAACCTGAAAGTGCCTCTGGAAGCCACTCACCTCATACTGGTGAACGACTCGCCGCTTTCAATCAGGTTTCGATTTGACGAGAAGCGATTCGACGTTGACGGAGCCTACGACATTGCTCATGAAATTATCCGTTCGCGTGTCGACAAGTCCATGGTAAAGGGCACGAACGAGCGGCTCACCCAGCCGGATCGAATTGCCATGGTTTACTCCAGACCCGATGAGGCCGAAGAGATGCACCAGCACATCAAGTTCATGCAACGTCAAGGTCTTTTGAACGACGACCTCGAATGGCTCGAATTGGACGACTTGCCGGGAGTTCAGGGCCTGAAGGCCCTCCGGATAGGTGTCAACCTTGAGTCCCAGGCACTCGCCGAGCGCGCCGGCAGGGTGATGGGCTAG
- the waaF gene encoding lipopolysaccharide heptosyltransferase II, producing the protein MNILPYQGIVRRVIDALKTGNSNEKASVTTAIRNGLLGTNPLACSMTASSKHFSTPSRIVVRGTNWVGDTIMSLPAAKALRRLFPSSRMTWWVTSSLVPLVKATGVPDEVISFDANSQGPLRRPFLMRGKLTAGGFDMAVLFQNAFESAFTAWLAGIPVRVGYPTDLRGPLLNVKVPLTEAIRSKHQVYYYLGVTEFLENRLGGDSISQEGLPDCSIELGNDAIVQARDLLSALGLDLHRPFFCLCPGSVNSEAKRWPGEYFARLADLLADRLKAQVVFLGSPEERGLVEEIISLMQLPGAVNLAGKADMVSSMAVMNQCAAIISNDTGSAHLAVAASAKVLTIFGPTSPGATAPFGPNAHIVKGSADCAPCRHFRCPKSDHPCMRSIEPEVVCSKVEEISQT; encoded by the coding sequence TTGAATATTTTGCCTTATCAGGGTATTGTTCGCCGTGTGATAGATGCCCTTAAGACAGGAAATTCAAACGAAAAAGCAAGCGTTACCACGGCAATAAGAAACGGTCTCCTTGGTACCAATCCCCTCGCCTGCAGCATGACAGCTAGCTCCAAACATTTCTCAACCCCGTCTCGAATCGTTGTAAGAGGAACGAACTGGGTCGGTGACACGATCATGAGCCTTCCTGCGGCCAAGGCGCTCAGGAGGCTTTTCCCGTCTTCCCGCATGACCTGGTGGGTGACCTCCAGCTTGGTCCCCTTGGTCAAAGCCACGGGTGTTCCTGACGAAGTAATCAGTTTTGACGCGAATTCCCAAGGCCCTTTGAGGAGGCCGTTCCTCATGCGCGGCAAGCTTACTGCCGGGGGATTCGACATGGCCGTTCTCTTTCAAAACGCATTTGAGAGCGCCTTCACAGCTTGGCTCGCCGGAATTCCGGTCAGAGTCGGGTACCCAACCGACTTGCGCGGCCCACTGCTGAATGTGAAGGTCCCGTTGACCGAGGCGATCAGAAGCAAGCACCAGGTTTACTATTACCTCGGGGTAACCGAGTTTCTGGAAAATCGCCTGGGCGGCGACTCGATTTCACAAGAAGGGCTTCCCGACTGTTCGATAGAGTTGGGGAACGACGCGATAGTTCAGGCGAGGGATTTGCTTTCCGCTCTTGGTCTGGACTTGCACAGGCCTTTTTTCTGTCTCTGTCCGGGGTCAGTGAATTCCGAAGCCAAGCGATGGCCTGGAGAATATTTTGCCCGTCTGGCGGACCTTCTGGCTGATCGCTTGAAAGCTCAGGTGGTTTTCCTCGGGTCACCTGAGGAACGAGGGCTGGTCGAAGAGATCATTTCTCTCATGCAACTCCCGGGGGCGGTGAATCTGGCCGGAAAAGCGGACATGGTAAGCTCCATGGCCGTGATGAACCAATGCGCGGCAATAATATCCAACGACACCGGCAGCGCGCATCTGGCGGTGGCTGCGTCCGCCAAGGTCTTGACCATCTTCGGTCCGACTTCACCAGGAGCGACAGCGCCTTTCGGCCCCAATGCGCATATTGTCAAAGGCAGTGCCGACTGTGCGCCGTGCCGCCACTTCCGATGCCCGAAATCAGACCATCCCTGCATGAGAAGCATAGAGCCCGAAGTCGTGTGCAGTAAAGTCGAAGAGATTTCTCAAACATGA
- a CDS encoding glycosyltransferase family 2 protein, producing MNPFVSVIIPTFNRLNLLKETLDSVRRQTFRDFEIIVVNDGSADGTGEWLSSQHDLRVVEQANSGIATSRNNGAAVAKARWLAFLDHDDLWAPDKLRIQAEFLKQTPDVGLVAAKHVRLGKRHRSPRRPTWIKGDLFVKEFSESFIHTSSVMIRKDVFEKIHGFPPQYRFADEFDVWLKIAAAYPIAYVDIPLVFIRFYESNTSHDRIGVRTDTYDILTKNYDPERIPLRLFLKTMSDHDISFGRAYLRAGDLCEALKWFRRSIERAPWRLRCWRYFLRYRISCALSGGVPRDSSD from the coding sequence ATGAACCCATTCGTGAGCGTCATAATTCCGACTTTTAATCGGCTGAACCTACTAAAAGAGACCCTGGACTCAGTCAGGCGGCAGACATTCCGCGATTTCGAGATCATTGTGGTAAACGACGGTTCCGCTGACGGCACAGGAGAATGGCTTAGTTCGCAGCACGATCTGCGGGTTGTGGAACAGGCAAACAGCGGTATCGCGACTTCCAGAAACAACGGTGCGGCTGTGGCCAAAGCCAGGTGGCTCGCGTTCCTGGATCACGACGATCTGTGGGCACCCGACAAATTGCGTATTCAGGCGGAATTTCTTAAGCAAACTCCGGACGTTGGGCTGGTTGCCGCCAAACATGTTAGACTCGGCAAAAGGCATCGAAGCCCGCGGCGTCCAACCTGGATAAAGGGCGACCTTTTTGTCAAAGAGTTCTCCGAAAGCTTTATTCACACGTCCTCGGTCATGATACGCAAGGACGTTTTCGAGAAAATCCACGGTTTTCCGCCTCAATACCGCTTTGCAGACGAATTTGACGTATGGCTCAAGATAGCCGCAGCGTATCCCATTGCGTACGTGGACATTCCACTGGTATTCATCAGGTTTTACGAATCCAACACGAGCCACGATCGCATCGGAGTTCGGACCGACACGTATGACATCTTGACCAAGAACTACGATCCGGAGCGGATTCCGCTTCGTCTATTTCTAAAGACTATGTCGGATCACGACATTTCTTTCGGCCGCGCCTACTTGAGGGCCGGGGATCTTTGTGAGGCGCTGAAATGGTTCCGCCGATCGATCGAAAGGGCGCCGTGGCGTCTAAGGTGCTGGCGGTACTTTCTACGCTACAGGATATCTTGCGCGTTGAGCGGCGGCGTTCCACGGGACAGCAGTGATTGA
- a CDS encoding glycosyltransferase gives MPLVSVIIPTYNRRSVLERAICSVLSQTFKDFELIVVDDGSQDSTSELLSQFDGKLKAVYQENHGVSSARNLGIRHAQGELLAFLDSDDEWLPDKLARQTAQFDSAGPWFVCHTDEIWLRDGNQVPQKKYHFKQGGHFFERALERCLMSPSSVMISRTLLNKVGHFDEELTAAEDYDLWLRITAFHEVHFVPEPLVIKHGGCRDQLSQTVPAIDRFRIRAIQKILAMPELCEDYRRSAALELIRKCEIVASGCERKGKKLEAEEYRALARSYQHAQTEPA, from the coding sequence GTGCCGCTGGTCAGTGTCATAATCCCGACATATAACAGGCGTTCCGTTTTGGAACGAGCCATCTGTTCTGTCCTGTCCCAGACTTTCAAAGATTTTGAACTCATCGTCGTTGATGATGGTTCGCAGGATTCCACATCCGAGTTGCTGTCTCAATTCGACGGGAAGCTGAAGGCCGTTTATCAGGAAAATCACGGAGTTTCCTCTGCTAGGAATCTGGGGATAAGGCACGCGCAAGGGGAATTGCTCGCGTTTCTCGATTCGGACGATGAATGGTTGCCCGACAAGTTGGCACGCCAGACAGCTCAATTTGATTCGGCCGGCCCTTGGTTTGTGTGCCATACCGACGAGATCTGGCTCAGGGACGGCAATCAAGTGCCTCAGAAAAAGTACCATTTCAAGCAGGGCGGACATTTTTTCGAACGGGCGTTGGAAAGATGCCTCATGAGCCCCTCTTCAGTCATGATCTCGCGGACCTTGCTGAATAAGGTGGGACACTTCGACGAGGAATTGACCGCTGCAGAGGATTATGACCTCTGGCTAAGGATCACGGCATTTCATGAAGTGCATTTTGTGCCCGAGCCTCTGGTGATCAAGCATGGGGGTTGCAGGGATCAATTGTCGCAAACTGTTCCAGCTATCGACCGTTTCCGGATTCGGGCCATACAGAAGATCCTGGCCATGCCCGAACTATGCGAGGACTACAGGAGATCTGCGGCCCTTGAGCTGATTCGTAAATGTGAGATAGTTGCATCAGGCTGCGAAAGAAAAGGAAAAAAGTTGGAGGCCGAGGAATATCGTGCATTGGCTCGATCGTACCAGCACGCTCAAACTGAGCCCGCATGA
- a CDS encoding ParB N-terminal domain-containing protein — MHWLDRTSTLKLSPHEPDLEDSTYLVPCFEDLAPLVESIRKVGVINPPLVQKTLHRGLIAVLGRRRLQAARQADVGQIEVRTLPPEMPEADGFRLAFWDNLGHRSSDLACTAYVVRRLLELFPRQVVARDFLPVLGIPPRGPRLARLQAVGGLEFTVLKALSSGRIHEKTAAILTALTPEDRQVVMELVNELRVNANKAAEIVDYLHDLSVLNGKAISELIRDRQCQSILHDSEGPVPDKAARFRELLRSWKFPEMVAREGEFDLWRRGLIDNDKIQIRPALGFETEECTIEIRSGSRLETESIVTKIKRVDS, encoded by the coding sequence GTGCATTGGCTCGATCGTACCAGCACGCTCAAACTGAGCCCGCATGAACCGGATTTGGAAGACAGCACTTACCTCGTGCCGTGCTTCGAAGATTTGGCGCCTCTCGTTGAATCCATACGGAAGGTGGGCGTCATAAACCCACCTTTGGTGCAAAAGACGCTCCATCGAGGGCTGATCGCTGTTCTAGGCCGCCGCAGGCTGCAAGCTGCCCGACAGGCCGATGTAGGGCAAATAGAAGTCCGCACGCTCCCACCTGAGATGCCGGAAGCGGACGGATTCCGGCTTGCCTTCTGGGACAACCTTGGGCACCGGTCTTCCGACTTGGCATGTACCGCTTATGTGGTGAGACGACTTCTGGAGCTGTTCCCGCGCCAGGTCGTTGCCCGGGATTTCCTGCCGGTCTTGGGAATTCCGCCCAGGGGCCCCCGATTGGCGCGTCTCCAAGCCGTAGGGGGACTGGAATTCACCGTGCTCAAGGCCCTTTCATCAGGGAGAATCCATGAAAAGACCGCTGCGATTCTGACAGCGTTGACCCCAGAGGATCGTCAGGTTGTCATGGAACTTGTAAACGAACTGCGCGTCAACGCGAACAAGGCCGCTGAGATTGTGGACTATCTTCATGATTTGTCAGTGCTGAACGGCAAAGCGATCTCGGAACTGATTCGCGACCGGCAGTGTCAGTCAATACTGCACGATTCCGAGGGCCCGGTTCCCGACAAGGCCGCTCGTTTCAGGGAACTGCTACGCTCCTGGAAATTCCCGGAAATGGTTGCCAGAGAGGGTGAATTCGACTTATGGCGCCGCGGTTTGATAGACAATGACAAAATTCAAATCCGGCCGGCTCTTGGTTTTGAGACCGAGGAATGCACGATCGAAATCCGCTCCGGCAGCAGATTAGAAACGGAAAGCATAGTGACAAAAATCAAACGCGTTGATTCTTAG